The genomic interval CTGCTCTGCATGATCTTGGAAGCGACTTTCTGTCCGATCTCGGCGGCCCATTGCTGGGCTACGGACATGCTTTCGAGCGTAATCTGAGGCTGAACGGTCGACAGCTTCTTACCCAGCGGCGTATCGTAAAAAGCGATCAGATCGTCCATATCCTGTTGCGTATAATACTTGGCGTAGATCGGAACCATCCGGTCCATCAGCGACAAAAGCGCTTCCTCGCTGAACATCGCCTGTATCTCGGCCTTGACCGATTCGGGCAGTGCGGGTGCCTGCTGCTCGATCATCGAGAGTATTTGCTCGGGAATCATTTTAAGCGTGGCGTCGCTGCCCGAAACCGCCATCAGTTTGCGGACCGAAGCCTTGAATTCGGCACTCTGTGCCTGCGCGCCGAATGTCAACAGAACAAACGCCGCCAGAAATAGCAATCCTTTTTTCATCGATTATAATTTTTCATGCGTCGGCCGAGCGCGTCCGGCCCGGCCCATTTCTCGCTAAAGGTAAACGTTTGCGGCCGAATATCCAAACGATATCTGTTTCAGGAGACCCGACCGAACAGGCCGAGCCCCGCCGTTCGGTCCCCCAAGAAAAAACACCGGATTTCCGCTCCGGAGTTCAGGCGCAATTTTTGAAAGGGCAGCAGACGGATCACGAACGTTCAACGCTTAAAACCGACCGACGAATGCCTCCGAACCGCGCAAACGCTCCACGAGCAGATACTCCCGATGATCGCTCCGCTCTTCGGCACGAAAAGCGCGCTCGACCACCCGGCCGATCGTCCGGCGATCCTCCGGATTTTCCTCTCTGATCGATATCCCCTTTTCCCTCAACATCATCGCGTATTCGATTCGTTTTCGCACTTCGCCGGACCGGAACCCGGACTGCTCGTCGCCTCTCCGCCCGGCCTCCGCCGAGAGATTCCGCCGACGGCCTCGGACATCCGCCCGCGCCACGCATGCACGGCTCCGGCAAACGCTGCCGGTTTTCCGTCCTAAACATACTCCGATTATCCGAAACGACACAAACGTCCCGTCGTTTCCCCCGAAATTCCGCCTCCTCCCTTATCGATCCTGCGACGGGACGGGAGGTTCCGAACGACCCTGCGGAGCATCGCTCCGTCCCCTTTCTCCGTCTGCCGGCGGCGGGACGGAAACTCCGGGTACGGACACCGGTTCCGAACGGTCTCCGCCGGACGTTTTTCCCGCGCCGGGAGCGGGAAATCTGAATTTCACGTAAGTAATGATAACTAGAACGATGCCGACGAAAATCAGAATCGCCGCGACCAGGTTGTCATATCCGAGCTCGATCTGATGCCGGTACAGACCGAGCGCCGTAGCCGCTATCGGCTGAAGATAAGCATACAGTCCCGTATGGACGGACGTGAGCTTTTCCGTCCCGTAATAAAGCAGGTAATTGGGCAGCGTAGTCCCGAGAACCAGCACGTAAACGATCTCCGCAACGGCAAGCGGCGGCAGCGAGCCGTAGTCGAACTCGAAAACGTCGCGCCCGAAGAAAGGCCCGGCGATCAGCACGCCGATCACGTAGTACCAGCCCGTGACGGTCATCGTGCCGAGCCGCACGAGTTCGGGCTTGATGAACACCGTGTTCGTTGCGGCGGCGACGACGCTGACCAGCATGAACAGGTTGCCCAACTCCTCGCTCTGCATTTTCGGCCATCCGTTGCCCAGAATCAGTACGGCCGAGCCTGCTATACCCATCCCGATACCGACGATCTTGGCCCAGTGGAGCCGTTCCCGGAAAATCAGCGACGACACGACGAGCGTAACGATCGGCGCCATCGTAGCCAGCGTCGAGGCATCGAGCGGATTGGTGTATTTCGCGCCCCACAGCATCATGAATTCATGCCCGTAAATGACCAGCACCGTCGGAATCAGAATCCCGATGAAATCCCTTCGCGTAATCCGGAAGCGCTTATAGAGAAACGTCAGCGGGATGAAACAAACCGCCGAAAAAAGGACTCTTGCGAAAAAAAGGGTCTCGAACGCCATATAGTGCCGGATGATCGATACGAAAAACGAAAAGTTCATCCCGAACAGCACGTTCGCGACGACCAGCGCCAGATGAGCCGAAAATGAGTGCGGATGAGTCGGACGATTCATTTCTCAGGGTCAAAACGATCCGGACGGGGGAGAGGAAAGACCCCATAAAAAGCGGCTCCGGAAAGAATGCGCTCCGAAAAACGCCTTCCGTCCGGAACCGCCGAATACTTGCCGATAGATAAGAGGCATCAGCCGAACAGGTTCAATCCGAGCTTGTTCGTGATATACTTGATCGCATGCTGAGCCCGCACGGAGTTGCCCGAGCCGTCGAGCTTGGGAGAAAACGCCGCGATACCCATCACGCCGGGCAGCACGCCGACGATCCCGCCGCCCACGCCGGTCTTGGCCGGAATGCCGGACGAGAAGATCCAGTCTCCCGTATGCTCGTAGAAGCCCACCGTAGCGATCATCGAGACGATCTTCGGCGTAATCGCCGCATCGAACACCCGCTCGTGCGTTACCGGATTGACCCCGCGGTTGGCGATCGTGCCGCCGCAGATCGACAGTTGGCGGGCCGTCACGCCCATGGAGCACTGACGGGTATAAATATCGAGCGACATGTCCGGGTCGTCGTAGATGCGATCGTAATTCTTCAGCAGCCATGCGATCGAACGGTTGTTGAAGTTCGTTTCCGACTCCGACTTGTAAAGCTCGTCCTGCAACACGAGCGGACTGCCGCACAGCTTTTCAAGAAAGTCCGTGATCGCTTTCCATTTGCCGCTCGCGTCGCCCACCGGCTTCACCATGCTGCACGCCGCGATGGCGCCCGCATTGACGAGCGGAGTCGAAGGGTGGTCGTTCTCGAGCAGGATGGCCATGATCGAGTTGAAAGGCAACCCGGTCGCATCGGCGCCGATCTGGTCGAGCACCGTATCGGGCCCGTATTGCTCCATGGCCAGGATAGCCGTCGGAACCTTCGACACCGATTCGACGCCGAACACGTAATCCGTATCGCCGGCCTCGACGATCTCTCCGTCGGG from Alistipes ihumii AP11 carries:
- a CDS encoding DUF2059 domain-containing protein, encoding MKKGLLFLAAFVLLTFGAQAQSAEFKASVRKLMAVSGSDATLKMIPEQILSMIEQQAPALPESVKAEIQAMFSEEALLSLMDRMVPIYAKYYTQQDMDDLIAFYDTPLGKKLSTVQPQITLESMSVAQQWAAEIGQKVASKIMQSSTSE
- the glsA gene encoding glutaminase A, encoding MQQFDTQQMNEAVNEAYEKFRGDDGGKNADYIPFLANVPSQLFGISVCLPDGEIVEAGDTDYVFGVESVSKVPTAILAMEQYGPDTVLDQIGADATGLPFNSIMAILLENDHPSTPLVNAGAIAACSMVKPVGDASGKWKAITDFLEKLCGSPLVLQDELYKSESETNFNNRSIAWLLKNYDRIYDDPDMSLDIYTRQCSMGVTARQLSICGGTIANRGVNPVTHERVFDAAITPKIVSMIATVGFYEHTGDWIFSSGIPAKTGVGGGIVGVLPGVMGIAAFSPKLDGSGNSVRAQHAIKYITNKLGLNLFG
- a CDS encoding DMT family transporter, encoding MNRPTHPHSFSAHLALVVANVLFGMNFSFFVSIIRHYMAFETLFFARVLFSAVCFIPLTFLYKRFRITRRDFIGILIPTVLVIYGHEFMMLWGAKYTNPLDASTLATMAPIVTLVVSSLIFRERLHWAKIVGIGMGIAGSAVLILGNGWPKMQSEELGNLFMLVSVVAAATNTVFIKPELVRLGTMTVTGWYYVIGVLIAGPFFGRDVFEFDYGSLPPLAVAEIVYVLVLGTTLPNYLLYYGTEKLTSVHTGLYAYLQPIAATALGLYRHQIELGYDNLVAAILIFVGIVLVIITYVKFRFPAPGAGKTSGGDRSEPVSVPGVSVPPPADGERGRSDAPQGRSEPPVPSQDR